AGCCTGAACCATTTCCTGACTGGCGATCATCTCGCTCACGACAAGACCTGCGCCAAAGCCCGCCACCAGATTACGGAACGGCAAATCCGTGATTCCCGCAAGAGGTGCCAGCAGGACAGGCGGATCGAGACTATGGGTCTTGAGGTCGAGCGGCATTCGCCTAATCCTTGAGCAGTTGAGTGATTTTTATCCTTCACAAGGCAGTTTATCAATGTGTGCGATGGGTTTGACCTTCTCTAAAATACCTATTTGCACAAAATTTAGACATATGCCGATCCCATTGCACCCCGCCCGCTCTGCGCGGTAAACCTGCGGATATGACATGTGCCGCCATCATCGTGGCCGCCGGGCGGGGCAGCCGCGCGGGCGGCCCCTTGCCCAAACAATGGCAACCCCTTGGGGGGGCGCGGGTCATTGACTGGACGCTCAAGGCCTTTGCTGCCATGCAGGATATCGCCCCTTTGGTGGTGGTGCTGCACCCCGATGATATTGCGGGTTTTAACGCGCCCAATGGGGTGGAAACAGCCCCCGGAGGAGCAACGCGCGCGGCCTCAGTCCTGAGCGGGCTGCGCCATCTTGAAGGGCGCGGCATCACAACGGTGCTGATCCACGATGTTGCGCGGCCTTGCGTCACCTCCACCACGATCCGCGCCGTGCAAAACGCGCTGAAAACAGCGCCTGCTGCCGCCCCCGCCCTGCCCGTCACGGATGCGCTCTGGACCGGGGCCGAGGGCCGTGTGACTGGCACGCAGGATCGATCAGGACTTTTCCGGGCGCAGACGCCACAGGGGTTTCACTTTGATCTGATACTCGCCGCCCATCTGGCCCATACCGGCGGCGCCGCGGATGACGTGGAAGTGGCCCGCGCCGCCGGGCTTGACGTGGCAATCGTGCCGGGCGATGAGGGAAACCTCAAGATCACCCACCAGCCCGATTTTGCGCGGGCCAAGGCACAGCTGCGAGGCGCCATGGATATCCGGATTGGCAATGGTTACGATGTGCACCGGTTTGGCCCCGGCGATCATGTCATGCTCTGCGGTGTGGCCGTGCCGCATGGCCGCGCGCTTCAGGGACATTCGGATGCGGATGTGGGGCTACACGCGCTCACCGATGCTATCTACGGCGCGCTGGCCGAGGGTGATATCGGACGGCATTTCCCGCCCTCGGACCCGCAGTGGAAGGGCGCGCCAAGCGACATATTCCTGCGCCACGCCGTAGAGCTTTCTGCGACAAAAGGCTTTCAGATCAGCAATCTGGACCTCACTCTTGTCTGTGAGCATCCCAAGATCGGGCCGCACGCGCCTGCGATGATTGCCCGAGTGGCCGATATCTGCGCGGTGGAGCCATCGCGCGTGTCCGTCAAAGCCACCACATCCGAGCGACTGGGCTTTACGGGCCGCGAAGAAGGCATCGCCGCAATTGCAACGGCGGCGCTGGTTGCGCCATGAAACTGCCTGAGATCATCGGCACGGTTGGCGGGGTTGGCTACCTGAAACCCGCGCCTGGCACATGGGGCTCTCTCGCGGCGTTGCCGCTGGCGTGGCTCTTGCATGTGGTTGCCGGGCCGTGGCTATTGGTGTTCGCGATTGTTGCCGGATTTATCAAAGGCCTATGGGCCACATCTCATCTAATAAAAGGGCAGGAAAACCATGACCCTGCCTATATCGTCGTGGACGAGGTGGTGGGTCAATGGATCGCCATCCTGCCCCTGTCGATCGGCGCGGCCCATGCCGGGGTCTCCATTCTGGCGCTCTGGCCGGGCTGGATCGCGGCCTTCGTTCTGTTTCGCTTTTTCGACATCACAAAACTTGGCCCCATCGGCTGGGCAGATCGGCGCAAGGGGCCTCTGGGCGTCATGCTGGACGATGTGATCGCGGGTGTCTTTGCTGCCATAGGCGTCTTGATTTTCGCAGGGATTGCCCACGGATTGCTGGGCATATGACCGCGCGCGCGGTTCTGGACGCCGCCCGGTCGCGGAGCGTGATGATCACCGCCGCCGAGAGCTGCACCGGCGGTATGGTTATGGCCGCGCTTACGGATACCCCCGGCAGCTCTGCCGTGGTGGAGTGCGGTTTCGTCACCTATTCCAACGCGGCGAAACGCGAGATGTTGGGCGTTCTGGAGGCCACTCTGGAGGCCCATGGTGCAGTCTCCGAGGAGGTTGCGCGCGAAATGGCGGCGGGCGCGCTATCTCGGTCAGGCGCGGCGCTGTCCGTGTCGATCACCGGAATTGCCGGTCCCGGCGGGTCCGAGCACAAGCCAGAGGGGCGGGTTTGCTTCGGTCTGGCGGATGGCAAAACGGTGCGGAGCGAGACGCAAGAGTTCGGCGCGCTTGGCCGGGCAGAGGTCAGGATTGCGGCGCGGGATCATGCACTGGGGCTGCTGTTACGCGCGCTTACTCAGCGCGCATAAAGCGTATCTGCCCGAGCCTCAAACGCCCGCACGATCCGCTGCATCGCCTCGTAGAAGAAGAGCCCCGCTGCGGATTGCAAAAGACGGTTGCGAAACTCGAAATCCACGAAGAACCGCACATCACAGCCGCTTTCGGTATCTACAAATTCCCAATTGGAAATCATATGCTTAAACGGCCCATCTAGATATTCGGTGTCGATCTTGCGCGCTTCGGGCCAAAGCATGACCCGGCTGGTGAACCGCTCGCGGAAAACCTTGAAGCTGACCACCAGATCGGCCTCCATCAGCACCGCCCCTCCTGGCTGCGCGACCTCGCTGCGCACGCGCGCGGCGGCGGTCCAGGGCAGGAACTCAGGATACTGCCCCACATCGGCAACAAGGTCATACATCTGCTGCGCCCTATAGGGCAGCTGGCGGGATTCGGAATGTGTGGGCATGACGGGACACGCTCCGGCTGTGACAAGGCAATGAGGCGTGGTATGTCATGGGAAACGCAGAAGTTTCAAGAGGCCCAGATGCGTCACCTGACCGCGCCGCCCTGCCCCCGAGCCCAAAGGACCGCCCCGTGAACACCCGCTTTCTGTTGCGCATGGCCCGTTGGGCGCAGAATCCACCCAGCGCAAGCCGCGTGAAATTCGTGCTGGGGATTGTGGTGCTGTGCTTGGGGCTTTTTGCCTATGAGCAGATCTTTGGCTGGCCCGAGGCGCTGATCCCGGACCGCGACGTGCATCGCGGCTACAAGCCCTGAAGCCTGCTCCATCATGAGATATGCAATAGTCTTGTGTCACATTGGATGGGGGGAAAGTGGCGCGGTTGACGGGGCTCGAACCCGCGACCCCCGGCGTGACAGGCCGGTACTCTAACCAACTGAGCTACAACCGCGCGTGGGGGTGGGATAGGCGAAGCGCGCGCGCCCGTCAACGCCCAAAATTGCCCTCCGGGCCATTCTTTTTGCCCAGCTTTTGATTTTCTATCCCGCAGCTTTCGGGCGCGGGCTGGCTGGCCCGGCTGCGGCGGTTTGACCATGGTCCCGCGCGGCTTTTGCCATATCTATGGTACATGACAGATGATACCCGCGTTCTTTACAATGGCGATTGCCCCGTGTGCAGTTACGAGATTGGCCACTATGCCGCCTATAGCGGGCGTGAGGGGCTACCTATCCGGTTTGAGGATCTCAACACGGCCGAGTTGCATGATTGGGGGCTGACCCCGGACTTGGCCGCGCGACGGCTCTATCTGCTCAAAGACGGGCAAATCTATTCAGGCATCCCAGCCTTCATTGTCCTGTGGCGTGACATGCCGCGCTATCGCTGGCTGGCGCGGGTGGTCGCGGTGTCGGGCGTGCATTGGGCCGCGTCTTTTACCTATGATTACGTGCTGGCACCTTTAATTTATCGTTGGCACAGGCGGCGGCAAAGGCGGATGGCGGGGCAAACGCTTTAGAGCGCTCTCGGGGTTTGCGGGAGACGCCTGTTAGTGGTTGGGTGTGTATGGGTGTTTGCTTTGCAGACGGCTTCATCCGCTCTCGGCATTTGCTATGCAAACGCCTGCCGCTGGTTGGGTTAGATTGGGGTTTACGGGGGCGTTTGCTGTGCAAACGCCTTTGACCCGCTCTCGGCATTTGCTATGCAAACGCCTGCCGCTGATTGGGTGAGTTTGGGGCGTACGGGGGCGTTTGCTGTGCAAACGCCTTTGGTGGGTCGTGAGAGACTCGAACTCCCGACATCTTCGGTGTAAACGAAGCGCTCTACCAACTGAGCTAACGACCCGTCCAGAGCAGGTCTTAGCCGGGCTGGCGTGACCTTGCAAGCCCATGTGGGTTCATATCCCGCGCGCCAGATCGAACCGCCGCTCAGACCCGCCGCTCAGCGCGTAAACACAACCTTGTCCGTTGCTCAGGTGGCTGAGATCGGTCCGCGAAAGGCCCATAACCTGCCCGCGCAGCACCTGCCCCAGCATCCCGTGTGCGACGATGATCGCGGGCGCGTCCAGATCGCTCAGGAACGCGGCGACACGCGCCTCAAGCCCCTCCCAGCCCTCGCCGCCGGGCGCGGACGTGTATGTATCAAGCTCGGACGAGCCCTCCGGCAAACCGGCTTTCAGCGCGCCTTCCCATGCGCCTGTATCAATCTCACTCAAGCGCGGATCGTCGCACCACTGCACACCGGGCAACGCCAAAGCTGCGGTCTGCTGCGCACGGCCAAGGGGGGAGACGTAAATCCCGCCGCCCGCGGCCAACACCTGAGGGATAATCGGCACCATCAGCCGAGCCTGCATCCGCGCCTGAGCAAGGCCCAGATCGGTCAGAGGAGAATCAAGCCCGCCCTGAATACGCCGCGCAAGATTCCATTCCGTCTGACCATGGCGCAAAAACCATATATCGGGGTACTTTGCAGTCATCAGAGGACGGCCTTAGTAACGTAGTCTAGGGAAAATGGTGGGTGATAAGAGATTTGAACTCCTGACATCTTCGATGTGAACGAAGCGCTCTACCACTGAGCTAATCACCCGTGCCGCAGTTTCTAGCGTCACTCCTGCTCGTCTGCAACAGGTTCTTTGCCCGGCCCGGCGCGGACGCCTTGAGGCTTGGGCTGGCGGATCTTGGCGACGATAATGCGCGCGGCGGGCGTGTCTTTGATCCGGTTGTGCTTGAGCTTGCCAAAAGGTTGCAGGTTCAGCGCGCGCCCTTCGGCAATCGCCTCGCCAAGAACTTCGAGCATGGCCTCGATCACGGGCTTGGCGTGTTTCTTCGCCACGTCCGAGCGCTCCACAACTTTCGCCATAAGCTCTTGTTTTTTCATCTCGGGATTGCTGTTTTCGGGGGATGTGTCATCGGATATGCCCGCACCCATCGCATCTTGCGCCGCCACAGGCGGCTTGGGGATGAGGCCCGGCGTGGGCTTTTTGGCGACTTGCGCGCCCGGCGTAGGCTTGGCAGAGGGTGACGGCGGCACAGGCGTGGTGACCCGGCGGGGGTTTTCACCGGATTGCACAGGCTTGGCGGATGCGGCTTTAGTGGTTTTGGGAGCTGCGGGCTTGGTCTTGGCGCCCGAGGATTTACGGCCTGTCATTTGAGAGTCCTCCTGCATTCGCTGCATTATTTATTGCCTGAAAACAAGCTACGCGGCGCGCAGGAAAATGGCTAGCGCCTGTTGACCTTGCTGGAAAACGGTCGGTAAAATAGCAACATCGATGATTGGGGAATTATAATGAAGACTTCTACAATAACACGCGGGCTGACATTGGCCCTCGCTCTTGGGATCACGCTTGCCGTGGCCGCGTCGCCTGCGATGGCCGGGAGCCTGGCCGATCCCATCGTCGCGCCCGAAGTGGTGGCAGAAGCCGCTGTCGAGAGCAGCTCAGATGACTGGCAGGGCATGATTGCCTTGCTTGCGGTTGGGCTTATCCTTGCGGGCGCTATGGGAATCTGAGAGCAGGCTGCCGCCGCTTTCAGAGCCGTGATGCACCGTCCCCTGCCCGCTGCGGGCCGGCGGGAACCTGTGGTCTGTTGATCAGCATGGGCAAGTGGTGCGCCGTTCCTAGCGTCCTTTGAAGAGACCACCAAGGATGCCACGCACGATGCGGCGTCCTGTTGTCCCTTTCATCTCCTTCAACAGCGCATTACCAACAGCCGCGCCGATCTGTGAGCCGAATCCGCCGAGTTCTGGCGCATCCG
The nucleotide sequence above comes from Roseovarius carneus. Encoded proteins:
- a CDS encoding histidine phosphatase family protein translates to MTAKYPDIWFLRHGQTEWNLARRIQGGLDSPLTDLGLAQARMQARLMVPIIPQVLAAGGGIYVSPLGRAQQTAALALPGVQWCDDPRLSEIDTGAWEGALKAGLPEGSSELDTYTSAPGGEGWEGLEARVAAFLSDLDAPAIIVAHGMLGQVLRGQVMGLSRTDLSHLSNGQGCVYALSGGSERRFDLARGI
- a CDS encoding CinA family protein, whose protein sequence is MTARAVLDAARSRSVMITAAESCTGGMVMAALTDTPGSSAVVECGFVTYSNAAKREMLGVLEATLEAHGAVSEEVAREMAAGALSRSGAALSVSITGIAGPGGSEHKPEGRVCFGLADGKTVRSETQEFGALGRAEVRIAARDHALGLLLRALTQRA
- a CDS encoding phosphatidylglycerophosphatase A family protein, producing the protein MKLPEIIGTVGGVGYLKPAPGTWGSLAALPLAWLLHVVAGPWLLVFAIVAGFIKGLWATSHLIKGQENHDPAYIVVDEVVGQWIAILPLSIGAAHAGVSILALWPGWIAAFVLFRFFDITKLGPIGWADRRKGPLGVMLDDVIAGVFAAIGVLIFAGIAHGLLGI
- a CDS encoding type II toxin-antitoxin system RatA family toxin, whose product is MPTHSESRQLPYRAQQMYDLVADVGQYPEFLPWTAAARVRSEVAQPGGAVLMEADLVVSFKVFRERFTSRVMLWPEARKIDTEYLDGPFKHMISNWEFVDTESGCDVRFFVDFEFRNRLLQSAAGLFFYEAMQRIVRAFEARADTLYAR
- a CDS encoding HU family DNA-binding protein; protein product: MTGRKSSGAKTKPAAPKTTKAASAKPVQSGENPRRVTTPVPPSPSAKPTPGAQVAKKPTPGLIPKPPVAAQDAMGAGISDDTSPENSNPEMKKQELMAKVVERSDVAKKHAKPVIEAMLEVLGEAIAEGRALNLQPFGKLKHNRIKDTPAARIIVAKIRQPKPQGVRAGPGKEPVADEQE
- a CDS encoding bifunctional 2-C-methyl-D-erythritol 4-phosphate cytidylyltransferase/2-C-methyl-D-erythritol 2,4-cyclodiphosphate synthase; protein product: MTCAAIIVAAGRGSRAGGPLPKQWQPLGGARVIDWTLKAFAAMQDIAPLVVVLHPDDIAGFNAPNGVETAPGGATRAASVLSGLRHLEGRGITTVLIHDVARPCVTSTTIRAVQNALKTAPAAAPALPVTDALWTGAEGRVTGTQDRSGLFRAQTPQGFHFDLILAAHLAHTGGAADDVEVARAAGLDVAIVPGDEGNLKITHQPDFARAKAQLRGAMDIRIGNGYDVHRFGPGDHVMLCGVAVPHGRALQGHSDADVGLHALTDAIYGALAEGDIGRHFPPSDPQWKGAPSDIFLRHAVELSATKGFQISNLDLTLVCEHPKIGPHAPAMIARVADICAVEPSRVSVKATTSERLGFTGREEGIAAIATAALVAP
- a CDS encoding thiol-disulfide oxidoreductase DCC family protein; this encodes MTDDTRVLYNGDCPVCSYEIGHYAAYSGREGLPIRFEDLNTAELHDWGLTPDLAARRLYLLKDGQIYSGIPAFIVLWRDMPRYRWLARVVAVSGVHWAASFTYDYVLAPLIYRWHRRRQRRMAGQTL